A single Salmo salar chromosome ssa19, Ssal_v3.1, whole genome shotgun sequence DNA region contains:
- the LOC106578876 gene encoding WW domain-binding protein 2, whose amino-acid sequence MALNKNNSESGGVIITNNESVLMSYENVELVFCEAECLPDAFRKSKKGSIFLTPYRVIFVAKGSRDALQSFMMPFYLMKGCEVKQPVLGANYIKGTVSAEPGGGWEGCATFKLVFAAGGAIEFGQYMLQVAAQASRGQPVSGGFGGCPYMGNGAYAYPPPPANGYPAGPPPGYSYPNPPPQGVFYPNPPAFDGPAAYMPPPPYSAPLGQQAPHDPALPSTPAAEAKAAEAATSGSCSTLPPTYLPQDNPPPYSPTEDKKTK is encoded by the exons ATGGCTTTGAATAAGAACAATTCTGAATCCGGAGGCGTCATTATCACCAACAATGAAAG TGTGTTGATGAGCTATGAGAATGTGGAGCTGGTCTTCTGTGAAGCAGAGTGCCTGCCTGATGCCTTCAGGAAGAGTAAGAAGGGGAGTATCTTCCTGACCCCCTACAGG GTGATATTTGTTGCAAAGGGCAGTCGTGATGCTCTGCAGTCCTTCATGATGCCTTTCTACCTGATGAAGGGATGTGAGGTCAAACAGCCTGTCCTGGGGGCCAACTACATCAAAGGCACAGTCAGCGCAGAGCccggag GAGGCTGGGAGGGCTGTGCCACCTTTAAGCTGgtttttgctgcaggaggagcCATAGAGTTTGGACAGTACATGTTACAGGTCGCTGCACAAG CATCCAGGGGGCAGCCTGTGAGTGGTGGCTTTGGGGGCTGTCCCTACATGGGCAATGGGGCCTATGCCTACCCTCCTCCCCCAGCCAATGGGTACCCGGCGGGACCCCCACCCGGGTACTCCTACCCCAACCCCCCTCCACAAG GTGTATTCTACCCCAACCCACCAGCGTTTGATGGTCCTGCGGCCTACATGCCCCCTCCTCCCTACTCCGCCCCCCTGGGACAGCAGGCCCCCCACGACCCTGCCCTGCCTTCCACACCTGCAG CGGAGGCAAAGGCAGCAGAGGCAGCAACCAGTGGCAGCTGTTCCACACTTCCTCCCACCTACTTGCCACAG gACAACCCACCCCCCTACTCCCCTACTGAAGACAAGAAGACCAAGTAG